From a single Apium graveolens cultivar Ventura chromosome 2, ASM990537v1, whole genome shotgun sequence genomic region:
- the LOC141707384 gene encoding protein CNGC15b-like, whose amino-acid sequence MAYGNSRSVRFQDDPGFANLPIANGDNLIKVKYKIDGSKFAESSSKRGERETGRSLKTKVLSRVFSEDYERVKKKILDPRGPIIRRWNKVFLIACLVSLFVDPLFFYLPGVKDNLCIDIGTTLEVILTIVRSITDAFYMIQIFVRFRTAYVAPSSRVFGRGELVIESSKIAKKYLYKDFWIDLIAALPLPQVLIWIVIPSLGGSTMANTKNVLRFIIIFQYLPRLFVIFPLSAQIVKSTGVVTETAWAGAAYNLMLYMLASHVLGSCWYLLSVERQEACWRSVCDVDESSCKHDYFDCHKVNDSDRSDWFKSSNITKICNLNADSYPFGIYGDALTSDVTTASFFNKYFYCLWWGLKNLSSLGQDLDTTTYVGEISFAIIIAVMGLVLFALLIGNMQTYLQSTTVRLEEWRIKRTDTEQWMHHRQLPQELRQSVRKYDQYKWVATRGVDEETLLKGLPLDLRRDIKRHLCYDLVRRVPLFDQMDEQMLDAICERLKPALCTEGTCLVREGDPVNEMLFIIRGNLDSYTTNGGRTGFFNSCRIGSGDFCGEELLTWALDPRPSVILPSSTRTVKAISEVEAFALMAEDLKFVASQFRRLHSKQLRHKFRFYSHQWRTWAACFVQAAWRRYKKRKMNAELKAKENPAAAQTENLKVHSDNMPSPGSGFSIYAARLTASTRRGVNVHPGSSPGVNSLQKPEEPDFSVDEE is encoded by the exons ATGGCTTACGGCAATTCGAGATCCGTCAG ATTTCAAGATGATCCTGGATTTGCAAATCTTCCCATAGCCAATGGAGATAATCTTATTAAGGTGAAGTACAAGATTGATGGATCAAAATTCGCTGAATCAAGTTCTAAGAGGGGTGAGAGGGAAACTGGAAGATCGTTAAAAACCAAAGTACTCTCGAGAGTTTTCTCAGAGGACTATGAGAGGGTGAAGAAGAAGATACTGGATCCTCGAGGTCCGATCATTCGTAGATGGAACAAAGTGTTCTTGATAGCATGTTTAGTTTCTTTGTTCGTAGACCCCCTGTTCTTTTACTTGCCAGGGGTCAAAGACAATCTTTGCATCGATATTGGGACAACCCTCGAAGTGATTCTTACTATTGTAAGGTCAATTACCGATGCCTTTTACATGATTCAAATTTTTGTAAGGTTTCGTACAGCTTATGTAGCACCTTCCTCCCGTGTTTTTGGGAGAGGAGAACTTGTTATAGAGTCTTCAAAGATAGCAAAAAAGTATTTGTACAAAGATTTCTGGATTGATTTGATTGCCGCACTTCCCCTTCCTCAG GTATTGATTTGGATTGTTATACCAAGTTTGGGTGGTTCGACGATGGCCAACACAAAAAATGTCCTTAGATTCATTATTATTTTCCAGTACCTCCCTAGACTGTTTGTTATATTTCCACTATCAGCACAAATTGTCAAGTCCACCGGTGTTGTGACAGAAACAGCATGGGCAGGAGCTGCCTATAACTTGATGCTCTATATGTTAGCAAGCCAT GTTTTAGGATCTTGCTGGTATCTTCTATCAGTTGAGAGACAAGAAGCATGTTGGAGGAGCGTCTGCGATGTTGATGAATCATCATGTAAACATGACTACTTTGACTGTCACAAAGTTAATGACTCGGATAGAAGTGATTGGTTCAAATCAAGCAACATCACCAAAATATGTAATCTAAATGCCGACTCTTACCCATTTGGTATCTATGGCGATGCATTGACCTCTGATGTTACAACCGCAAGTTTCTTTAACAAATATTTTTATTGTCTTTGGTGGGGCTTGAAGAACCTTAG TTCTCTGGGGCAAGATCTAGATACAACCACTTATGTGGGAGAAATAAGCTTTGCTATTATCATTGCAGTTATGGGACTAGTTCTCTTTGCATTGCTCATTGGAAATATGCAA ACGTATCTCCAATCAACCACAGTTCGATTAGAAGAATGGAGGATCAAGAGAACAGATACAGAACAATGGATGCACCACAGGCAACTGCCTCAGGAACTGAGACAGTCAGTAAGGAAATACGACCAGTACAAGTGGGTTGCTACACGAGGAGTTGATGAAGAAACCCTTTTGAAAGGTCTTCCACTAGATCTCCGGAGAGATATAAAACGACACCTTTGTTACGATCTAGTTCGACGG GTTCCACTGTTTGATCAGATGGATGAACAAATGCTAGACGCCATATGTGAGAGGCTAAAGCCTGCCCTGTGCACTGAAGGCACTTGCCTAGTGCGTGAGGGTGACCCAGTTAATGAAATGTTGTTCATAATCCGAGGAAACCTTGATTCCTATACAACTAATGGTGGTCGGACTGGCTTCTTTAATTCTTGCCGTATTGGTTCAGGAGATTTTTGTGGTGAAGAATTACTAACATGGGCCCTTGATCCTCGTCCAAGTGTCATCCTCCCATCATCCACTCGCACAGTAAAAGCCATTTCTGAAGTTGAAGCCTTTGCACTCATGGCAGAAGACTTAAAATTTGTTGCCTCTCAATTCCGAAGACTGCACAGCAAACAACTCAGACACAAATTTAGATTCTACTCTCACCAGTGGCGAACATGGGCTGCATGCTTCGTACAAGCAGCATGGCGCAGGTACAAAAAACGGAAAATGAATGCTGAACTTAAGGCAAAAGAGAACCCTGCAGCTGCTCAGACGGAAAATTTGAAAGTACACTCGGACAATATGCCCTCACCCGGGTCTGGATTTTCCATATATGCAGCACGGTTAACTGCAAGCACAAGGAGGGGTGTAAATGTACATCCTGGATCAAGTCCTGGTGTTAACTCATTGCAGAAGCCAGAGGAACCTGACTTCTCTGTAGACGAGGAATAA